From a single Planococcus shenhongbingii genomic region:
- a CDS encoding cupin domain-containing protein, protein MAGVSPEVAEFMKSQTVKDYNKEIAQYNLGPLWEAIPEIMNKTPKPQAEAYLWSKELIAAKMAEACQIFTPDRGGERRALYFQNPGLTYRKPWGWASTSQTIYAAVQMLLPGEKAPSHRHSQSALRFISEGTGAYTIVQGERIFMEEGDFLTTPKNLWHGHEHLGEEPMLWMDALDIPTLYSIGGTFFEPYEGGLQEPEVPDNFSEVRYRGGMMRPVGDDKYTVAPLANYKWNRTVDGINGLMQYEPDKHHGFALEYINPSTGKSAAPTLGTRMQHLPAGMHTQALRHTHSTVYHAHKGEGYTVINGVRFDWKAGDYFVIPNWAWYEHKATKDAYLFSVNDIPIMDRFELEQQQSFDSNNGHQEVTGEFKAAFR, encoded by the coding sequence ATGGCCGGAGTATCTCCAGAAGTAGCAGAATTTATGAAAAGTCAAACGGTAAAAGATTATAACAAAGAAATTGCTCAATACAACTTAGGGCCTCTTTGGGAAGCAATTCCTGAAATCATGAACAAAACGCCGAAGCCGCAAGCCGAAGCATATTTATGGTCAAAAGAATTGATTGCGGCGAAAATGGCTGAAGCTTGCCAAATCTTCACACCTGACCGCGGTGGTGAACGCCGTGCGCTTTATTTCCAAAACCCTGGCTTGACTTACCGCAAACCTTGGGGCTGGGCTTCAACTTCCCAAACCATTTATGCCGCTGTCCAGATGCTTCTTCCAGGTGAAAAAGCACCTTCTCACCGCCATTCACAATCTGCACTGCGCTTCATTTCTGAAGGGACAGGTGCTTACACAATCGTTCAAGGCGAACGCATTTTCATGGAAGAAGGCGACTTCTTGACGACGCCTAAAAACTTATGGCACGGCCATGAGCATTTAGGTGAAGAACCGATGCTGTGGATGGATGCACTCGACATCCCTACGCTCTATTCAATCGGTGGAACTTTCTTTGAACCATACGAAGGCGGGCTCCAAGAACCGGAAGTTCCCGATAACTTCTCAGAAGTTCGCTACCGCGGCGGCATGATGCGCCCTGTAGGAGACGATAAATACACAGTTGCCCCACTTGCAAACTATAAATGGAACCGCACAGTAGACGGCATCAACGGTTTAATGCAATATGAGCCAGACAAGCACCACGGCTTTGCACTTGAATACATCAATCCATCAACAGGAAAATCGGCAGCTCCTACTTTAGGAACTCGCATGCAGCACCTTCCTGCTGGTATGCATACACAGGCATTGCGCCATACCCACTCAACTGTCTACCATGCACATAAAGGCGAGGGCTATACCGTCATCAACGGTGTACGCTTTGACTGGAAAGCCGGCGATTACTTTGTAATCCCGAACTGGGCTTGGTATGAACATAAAGCAACGAAAGACGCTTACCTGTTCTCAGTCAACGATATTCCAATCATGGATCGCTTTGAGTTGGAGCAGCAACAATCATTCGATTCCAATAATGGCCATCAGGAAGTTACTGGTGAGTTTAAAGCAGCATTCCGTTAA
- a CDS encoding DinB family protein: MTIEKLKESATNIKSTISQMVSILETTETSLLYKKPSAEEWSVMQIANHVIEAVEFWTADLEALLIVPGAKWGRNHEHVRRLAAVEEKQVEAVSKEEAVLWLQSLVPLTEDAFEKVQEEDLAKTAPSYNPNFDGKPLSFLIDHLIVKHIEGHLGQMQRHLEKVRVQEVK; encoded by the coding sequence GTGACTATTGAAAAATTGAAAGAAAGTGCAACAAACATCAAATCAACGATCAGCCAAATGGTCAGCATATTAGAAACGACAGAAACATCTTTATTATATAAGAAGCCTTCTGCAGAAGAATGGTCAGTTATGCAAATTGCCAACCATGTCATTGAAGCAGTAGAATTCTGGACAGCCGATTTGGAAGCGCTATTGATTGTTCCGGGTGCAAAATGGGGACGCAATCACGAACATGTAAGACGTTTAGCAGCTGTTGAAGAAAAACAAGTGGAAGCTGTTTCAAAAGAAGAAGCCGTTCTCTGGCTGCAATCGCTTGTCCCTCTTACAGAAGATGCATTTGAGAAAGTTCAAGAAGAAGACTTAGCGAAAACTGCACCAAGCTATAACCCGAACTTCGACGGCAAACCACTATCGTTCTTGATTGACCATCTCATTGTTAAGCATATTGAAGGCCATTTAGGCCAAATGCAACGCCACTTAGAAAAAGTGCGTGTGCAGGAAGTAAAATAA
- a CDS encoding YkuS family protein: MVKIAVEHPFTDVQRALKKKGYQADMVKRTIEAIDYDAIVVRNQNVFAGSRIEGSLVETRGRSINEIVEEVEERLQRAGKIAGTANAAKSSSSGSFTSGVITGALVGAAAALLAAPKSGKELQSTVKEKISGGNSDDTGKLDQAKEKALQLTGQLKEKAMEIKDKKGSNGSSAGQQKGKTSAFATVPEGFRVVTVGSGNPLTEIGRNSPSTLVQFKDKYFLVDCGANTTSTLLELGLPAEKITNMLFTHQHVDHNGDFWTFFIDGWQGSDGRRALNLVGPQVQELYDTTVKFFKKDLEYRASLGTAKDGALTNVNITDFTEEHHSLELDGVKITAIPVPHTAPTYAYRFEAEGQSVVISGDLAYTDNLAPFAKGADILVLDGMMTGTFSALSEKAAKNLRDGLEGSHATTEELAKMAADAGAKKAVLTHIGLGGIDTEYVKKAFSDANFKGEIVPAEDGLVINP, translated from the coding sequence ATGGTAAAAATTGCAGTTGAACATCCTTTTACAGACGTTCAGCGTGCCTTGAAGAAAAAAGGATACCAGGCAGATATGGTAAAGCGAACAATAGAAGCAATCGATTACGACGCGATTGTTGTACGGAATCAGAATGTTTTCGCCGGTTCGCGTATAGAAGGCTCACTCGTGGAAACCCGTGGGCGCAGCATCAATGAAATTGTCGAAGAAGTAGAAGAACGCCTTCAGCGGGCCGGAAAAATCGCCGGAACAGCAAATGCTGCCAAAAGCAGCTCAAGCGGCAGTTTCACATCAGGCGTAATAACCGGGGCACTGGTTGGCGCAGCCGCAGCACTTCTTGCAGCTCCAAAAAGCGGGAAAGAACTGCAAAGCACAGTGAAAGAAAAAATTTCGGGCGGCAATTCTGATGACACCGGAAAGTTGGACCAAGCAAAAGAGAAAGCTTTACAACTAACTGGCCAATTGAAAGAGAAAGCCATGGAAATAAAAGATAAAAAAGGCAGCAATGGTTCTTCAGCCGGTCAGCAAAAAGGGAAAACCTCTGCGTTTGCAACAGTCCCAGAGGGCTTTCGCGTCGTCACGGTCGGGTCAGGCAATCCCTTAACGGAAATCGGCCGCAATTCCCCGAGCACCTTGGTTCAGTTTAAAGACAAATATTTCTTAGTCGACTGTGGAGCCAATACAACCAGCACTTTATTGGAGCTAGGTCTTCCTGCCGAAAAAATTACGAATATGCTGTTCACTCATCAACACGTTGACCATAACGGTGATTTCTGGACGTTCTTCATTGACGGTTGGCAAGGATCCGATGGACGAAGAGCCCTTAATTTAGTCGGGCCGCAAGTCCAGGAACTGTATGACACAACCGTTAAGTTTTTTAAGAAAGATTTGGAGTACCGTGCAAGTTTAGGCACGGCGAAAGACGGGGCGCTGACGAATGTGAATATCACCGACTTCACTGAAGAACATCATAGCTTGGAACTTGATGGTGTGAAAATCACGGCTATTCCCGTTCCGCATACTGCTCCAACCTATGCGTACCGCTTTGAGGCAGAAGGCCAAAGTGTCGTAATTTCAGGAGATTTAGCTTATACCGATAATCTTGCACCATTTGCAAAAGGTGCAGATATTCTGGTGCTGGATGGTATGATGACCGGGACTTTCTCAGCTCTTTCCGAAAAAGCAGCTAAAAATTTAAGGGACGGCTTAGAAGGATCTCACGCGACTACAGAAGAACTCGCCAAAATGGCTGCAGATGCAGGGGCCAAGAAAGCTGTTCTGACCCATATTGGATTGGGTGGAATAGACACTGAATACGTCAAGAAGGCATTTTCAGATGCGAACTTCAAAGGAGAAATCGTGCCCGCTGAAGATGGCCTTGTGATTAATCCGTAA
- a CDS encoding IclR family transcriptional regulator, protein MEERKPAIIQSLQNGLDVLEMIAKERRPMKFTEIQQLTNMTKSNIHKYLTTLSLAGFLHRDSATHTYTLGNRLIEIGNMAQGDTSFIEIADSYMKAFAEETGLTALIALPSIDGPLVKEIWSVTYGIDIGAQHGTTLPLLSSTGYIFYAFQEGLQLNKWINQSSQTLSVHEQLAIMKEMEQVKEHLFAAKTEPLIEHISSCSVPVFNHQQELVAAITAVGYKNLIPQNHHHPNAQKMLALSKKLSNYST, encoded by the coding sequence ATGGAAGAAAGAAAGCCGGCAATTATCCAATCGCTTCAGAATGGATTGGATGTTCTGGAAATGATCGCGAAAGAACGCAGGCCGATGAAATTCACGGAAATCCAACAGCTGACGAATATGACCAAAAGCAATATCCATAAATACTTGACCACTCTTTCTCTAGCTGGATTTCTCCACCGTGATTCTGCAACCCATACATATACGCTGGGCAACAGGCTGATTGAAATCGGCAATATGGCCCAAGGCGATACCTCATTTATTGAGATCGCTGATTCGTATATGAAAGCTTTCGCAGAAGAAACAGGGTTGACCGCATTGATTGCACTTCCTTCTATAGACGGTCCGCTGGTAAAAGAAATCTGGAGCGTTACTTATGGAATTGACATTGGCGCACAGCATGGAACCACATTGCCGCTTCTTTCATCGACAGGATATATTTTCTATGCGTTCCAAGAAGGGCTGCAGTTAAACAAGTGGATCAATCAATCCAGTCAAACTTTATCTGTTCATGAACAATTAGCCATCATGAAAGAAATGGAACAAGTCAAAGAGCATTTGTTCGCGGCTAAAACAGAACCGCTCATTGAACACATTTCATCCTGCAGCGTGCCGGTATTTAATCATCAACAGGAATTAGTAGCAGCAATTACAGCAGTTGGTTATAAAAATCTGATTCCACAAAACCATCACCACCCGAATGCGCAGAAAATGCTTGCGCTTTCAAAAAAGCTATCCAATTATTCCACATGA
- a CDS encoding LysR family transcriptional regulator substrate-binding protein — MFFDDYPNVMCQQVPLSKENLQQFIENGKYDLCITTEKINHSNVEWVPLFEEEIFLTVPKSYKEANTETIDLMDLDDNLPFIGLTDQYSFRQFTDQFCKSVGYTPFYQVELEEATTILQLVKNGEVRHLHLKLR, encoded by the coding sequence TTGTTTTTCGATGACTATCCGAATGTCATGTGCCAGCAGGTTCCATTATCAAAAGAAAATTTGCAGCAGTTTATAGAAAATGGAAAATACGATTTGTGCATCACGACAGAAAAGATCAATCATTCGAATGTGGAATGGGTGCCGTTATTTGAAGAAGAAATTTTTCTGACTGTGCCAAAATCCTATAAAGAAGCAAACACAGAAACGATTGACCTCATGGACTTGGACGACAACTTGCCATTCATCGGCTTGACCGACCAATACAGTTTCCGGCAATTCACGGATCAATTTTGCAAATCCGTCGGATATACACCGTTCTATCAAGTGGAACTGGAAGAAGCGACGACAATCTTGCAGCTTGTTAAAAACGGCGAGGTGCGTCATTTACACCTGAAACTTCGGTAA
- a CDS encoding FAD-dependent monooxygenase, with protein MEKVSDIIIVGGGIGGLATALSIVQRTDKSVTVMEQAPEFGEVGAGIQLGANALYVLDQLGVKEEIEKVSVSPKRLVLKDVYTAEELAVLDLTEGFQERFKQPYLVLHRSDLHRVLFEACKKYDRITFMNNQIIQTVEQEEGQASVTNQNGETYNAEAVIGVDGLKSNVRKLFSDDEPICSEYVAYRGTIPIEEITAKGDVAMDDVIMWIGPNLHLVQYPVRRGELYNQVVVFKTYDYKPDGDWGTPEEMVERFKGAHPLVEKALEFISTQFRWGMFDRLPIENWTEGNVTLLGDAAHPMLQYLAQGAAQALEDAFVLGEALETEATYNEAFTKYQAERLPRSAMVQTSARKWGEIIHAEDEITTLLRNTIFSQHKATDYEVADHLYNYFNVRKNEVKA; from the coding sequence ATGGAAAAAGTAAGCGATATCATTATTGTAGGTGGAGGAATCGGCGGCTTGGCGACAGCGCTTTCAATTGTTCAGCGTACAGACAAGTCCGTAACAGTAATGGAACAAGCACCTGAATTTGGCGAAGTGGGAGCAGGAATTCAGTTAGGGGCAAACGCTTTATATGTGTTGGATCAACTTGGTGTAAAAGAAGAAATCGAGAAAGTCTCAGTTTCTCCTAAACGCTTGGTCTTAAAAGACGTTTATACTGCAGAAGAGCTGGCAGTCTTAGATTTGACTGAAGGATTCCAAGAGCGCTTTAAACAGCCATACCTGGTATTGCACCGCTCAGACTTGCACCGTGTGTTATTCGAAGCATGTAAAAAATATGACCGTATCACATTCATGAACAATCAGATCATCCAAACGGTTGAACAAGAAGAAGGCCAAGCGAGCGTTACAAACCAAAATGGCGAAACGTACAACGCGGAAGCTGTCATCGGTGTAGATGGCTTGAAATCAAATGTCCGGAAATTATTCTCTGATGATGAGCCGATTTGCTCTGAATACGTAGCTTATCGCGGAACAATTCCGATTGAAGAAATCACAGCAAAAGGCGATGTCGCGATGGACGATGTCATCATGTGGATCGGGCCGAACCTTCACTTGGTTCAATATCCGGTACGCCGCGGTGAACTTTATAACCAAGTGGTCGTCTTTAAAACATATGACTACAAACCAGATGGCGATTGGGGAACACCAGAAGAAATGGTAGAGCGCTTCAAAGGAGCTCATCCTCTTGTTGAGAAGGCATTGGAGTTTATTTCTACACAGTTCCGATGGGGAATGTTCGATCGTCTGCCAATCGAAAACTGGACAGAAGGCAACGTGACGTTGCTGGGCGATGCGGCGCACCCAATGCTGCAGTACTTGGCGCAAGGTGCAGCACAGGCACTTGAAGATGCTTTTGTCTTAGGGGAAGCACTGGAAACAGAAGCGACTTATAACGAAGCTTTCACTAAATACCAGGCTGAAAGACTGCCACGCAGTGCTATGGTTCAAACGTCTGCACGCAAATGGGGAGAAATCATCCATGCAGAAGACGAAATCACAACACTCTTGCGCAATACGATTTTCAGCCAGCATAAAGCAACTGACTATGAAGTAGCCGATCACTTATACAACTACTTCAATGTCCGTAAAAACGAAGTAAAAGCTTAA
- a CDS encoding fumarylacetoacetate hydrolase family protein, whose protein sequence is MKLINYTHNGLTRAGAIVDEQVVDLNLAYQAQLQAAGEYRYKEIAHAYVPSTTDELYQGGEKSLQLAQEAVDFILANPSVSAQKAVYKLEEVKVEAPVINPGKIICVGHNYREHILEMGRELPTHPVIFAKFANTILGPEDDIPFYPISEQLDYEAEFTFVIGKQARNVSEEDALDYVAGYTITNDVTYRDIQRRTLQWLQGKTVDGSAPMGPYLVTTDELKDPSGLDVVLTVNGEVRQKTNTANLVFSVQKLVSFLSNLMTLEPGDVVLTGTPGGVGVAMKPQQFLKDGDVVRIEIDKVGALENKVATAATTLVNA, encoded by the coding sequence ATGAAATTAATTAACTATACACATAATGGCTTAACACGTGCTGGTGCAATTGTAGACGAGCAGGTGGTTGACTTAAATTTAGCTTACCAAGCGCAGTTGCAGGCAGCTGGTGAATATCGTTACAAAGAAATTGCACACGCTTATGTGCCGTCTACAACGGATGAATTATATCAAGGCGGAGAAAAGTCGCTTCAATTGGCGCAAGAAGCCGTAGATTTCATCTTGGCTAATCCTTCTGTATCTGCTCAAAAAGCTGTTTACAAGCTTGAAGAAGTAAAAGTGGAAGCACCTGTCATCAATCCTGGAAAAATCATTTGTGTCGGACACAACTACCGCGAACACATTTTGGAAATGGGCCGCGAATTGCCGACTCATCCAGTAATTTTCGCAAAATTCGCGAACACGATCTTAGGTCCGGAAGATGATATCCCGTTCTACCCGATTTCAGAGCAGCTTGATTACGAAGCAGAATTCACATTCGTTATCGGCAAACAAGCACGCAATGTTTCTGAAGAAGATGCGCTGGATTATGTAGCCGGTTACACGATCACAAACGATGTGACTTACCGCGACATTCAACGCCGCACGTTGCAGTGGCTGCAAGGTAAAACAGTAGACGGCTCTGCACCAATGGGTCCTTACCTTGTTACTACTGACGAATTGAAAGATCCGTCCGGTTTGGATGTTGTCTTGACTGTAAACGGAGAAGTTCGCCAGAAAACAAATACAGCTAACCTGGTCTTCTCTGTTCAGAAATTAGTTTCTTTCCTATCTAATCTGATGACGCTTGAGCCTGGCGATGTTGTATTGACAGGTACACCTGGTGGAGTTGGAGTCGCGATGAAACCTCAGCAATTCTTGAAAGACGGAGATGTTGTACGCATCGAAATCGACAAAGTCGGCGCACTTGAAAACAAAGTTGCTACTGCAGCAACTACTCTAGTTAACGCGTAA
- a CDS encoding GntR family transcriptional regulator, protein MTSLMPKQTIDRSSPIPLYKQIKEILIKELQAASGETGRPFSTEHELVERFHVSRAPVRQALKELTDEGYVYRERAKGTFPVQEMPARPPGLELGGLVAYLRSQGLDCKSKILNVDRVVPTQQLYKILRLDPGKEVLKISRLILLEDKPLVWTQTYLHVPEKFHPTTEELKETNSIFVLLENEQGTHISREDHQIYASVASEMEVEILELEDKDPVLITETKLYTRTDQLIGWRKAVHIPNGYKLSFSVNR, encoded by the coding sequence ATGACAAGTTTGATGCCAAAACAAACAATCGACCGCAGTTCACCTATCCCTTTGTACAAGCAAATCAAAGAGATATTGATTAAGGAGCTTCAAGCAGCTTCCGGCGAAACTGGGCGGCCTTTCAGTACCGAGCATGAACTAGTTGAACGGTTTCATGTGAGCCGGGCGCCTGTTCGTCAGGCATTAAAGGAGCTTACAGATGAAGGGTATGTTTACCGGGAACGGGCGAAAGGCACTTTCCCAGTACAGGAAATGCCGGCACGGCCTCCAGGGCTGGAGCTAGGAGGACTGGTTGCTTACCTTCGCAGTCAAGGGTTGGATTGCAAGTCGAAAATATTGAATGTGGACCGTGTAGTGCCGACTCAACAACTTTATAAGATTCTCCGGCTGGATCCGGGTAAAGAGGTATTAAAAATTTCGCGTTTAATCTTGCTTGAAGACAAACCGCTTGTCTGGACACAGACTTATCTGCATGTGCCAGAAAAATTCCACCCGACTACAGAAGAACTGAAAGAAACCAACAGCATTTTTGTACTTCTCGAAAATGAACAAGGCACTCATATTTCCCGTGAGGACCATCAAATTTACGCTTCCGTTGCATCCGAAATGGAGGTGGAGATTTTGGAACTAGAAGACAAAGATCCAGTTCTTATTACAGAAACTAAATTATACACACGCACCGACCAATTGATTGGTTGGAGAAAAGCTGTCCATATACCGAACGGATATAAATTATCATTTTCAGTAAATCGCTGA
- a CDS encoding IclR family transcriptional regulator, giving the protein MSSNSTIGSLALGIQIIDAVAQSDLPLKFSDIQEVTGISKSNLYKYLNTLTRLDLLYRDQRRGSYSLGYKFLQYGTAALQNADFIDRLTPYFKEISKITSMTTLFATWVNEGPIITNIWNTNYGLNIGAQVGTKLPLYSASGKIFAAYAHSMEMTNWIEQEQQAIENFDISKFQNEMKQIRNSQYTYAYEPLIRHVSSLGFPILNYKRELIGSFSVVGFSEDIPHESDSEIIQRIVSMSKEMSAIYGYKEKEE; this is encoded by the coding sequence ATGTCCAGCAATTCAACAATTGGCTCATTAGCTTTGGGAATTCAAATTATTGATGCCGTTGCGCAAAGCGATCTTCCATTGAAGTTTTCCGATATCCAAGAAGTTACCGGCATTTCCAAAAGCAATCTATACAAATACTTAAATACATTAACGCGACTGGATTTATTGTACCGGGATCAAAGGCGCGGTTCTTATTCTCTTGGTTATAAATTCCTGCAATACGGCACTGCCGCTTTGCAAAATGCTGATTTTATCGACAGGTTGACTCCCTATTTTAAAGAAATCAGCAAAATCACCAGTATGACCACACTCTTCGCTACTTGGGTGAATGAGGGACCGATTATTACAAATATCTGGAATACCAATTACGGGCTGAATATCGGCGCGCAAGTAGGAACCAAACTGCCACTTTATTCGGCATCCGGCAAAATCTTTGCCGCCTATGCCCATTCAATGGAAATGACTAACTGGATTGAACAAGAGCAGCAAGCAATCGAAAACTTCGACATTTCCAAGTTCCAGAATGAGATGAAACAGATAAGAAATAGCCAGTATACATACGCCTACGAACCTCTTATCCGCCATGTATCGTCTCTCGGGTTTCCAATCCTGAACTATAAACGTGAACTGATCGGTTCTTTTTCTGTCGTCGGCTTCTCAGAAGATATCCCTCATGAAAGTGATTCAGAAATCATTCAACGCATTGTTTCAATGAGCAAAGAAATGTCTGCAATCTATGGATACAAAGAGAAAGAGGAATGA